In Fundidesulfovibrio terrae, a genomic segment contains:
- a CDS encoding DUF547 domain-containing protein, with translation MRTLSVVFFMILIQSMVLCLCWAGPVDNQGYAALLRSYVKDGVVDYAGLKRKESDLDAYLVTLEQISPGTMSRNDQLAFYINAYNAWTLKLVLMNYPVKSIRDIGGIFSDPWKIQFVKIDGKTTTLNYIEHNVLRPRFKDPRVHMAINCASKSCPPLMSIPFEGDKLESQLDQVTGAFVNDMKSNRIEGRTLYVSSIFDWFGEDFGGKSGVISFFIRYLKPEYKARLEAGRGDVQLGYLKYDWSLNGN, from the coding sequence ATGCGGACACTGAGCGTCGTGTTTTTCATGATCCTGATCCAAAGCATGGTGTTGTGCTTGTGTTGGGCTGGCCCCGTGGATAACCAAGGATATGCTGCATTGCTCAGGTCGTATGTAAAAGATGGCGTAGTCGATTATGCTGGCCTCAAAAGGAAGGAATCTGATTTGGACGCATATCTGGTTACTTTGGAACAAATATCTCCGGGCACCATGTCCAGGAATGACCAATTAGCATTTTACATTAACGCGTACAACGCTTGGACCCTTAAGCTCGTCCTGATGAACTATCCGGTCAAGTCCATCCGGGACATTGGCGGGATATTCTCAGACCCTTGGAAAATCCAATTTGTAAAAATCGATGGAAAAACAACCACATTAAACTATATTGAGCACAATGTCCTGCGTCCTCGTTTCAAAGACCCAAGGGTGCATATGGCGATCAACTGTGCTTCCAAGAGCTGCCCGCCCTTAATGTCCATACCTTTCGAGGGTGACAAGCTAGAAAGTCAACTTGATCAAGTTACTGGGGCCTTTGTCAATGATATGAAGTCGAATCGAATTGAAGGAAGAACGCTGTATGTCAGTTCAATATTTGATTGGTTTGGTGAAGACTTCGGAGGTAAGTCAGGTGTGATATCTTTCTTCATTCGTTATTTAAAGCCAGAGTATAAGGCACGCCTCGAAGCAGGACGCGGTGATGTCCAGCTGGGTTACCTGAAATACGATTGGTCTCTTAACGGAAATTAG
- a CDS encoding sigma-E factor regulatory protein RseB domain-containing protein — translation MRTAYGDNVDTIRYFYKKPGKIRMEFMEPHAGTVLVYDPAKKAVTLRPFASERELNLTLGPGASLVKGPLGHRVDESDIGVMITRARLLMEHGQARVLGEENIGGRRTTILEVESGQGFSLAGTTRWLISLDEKNWLPLRIMAYGESGNLIEDLRMDDLELDVQMDDSLFRP, via the coding sequence ATGCGAACCGCATATGGAGATAATGTCGATACGATCCGCTATTTCTACAAGAAGCCCGGAAAGATCAGAATGGAATTCATGGAGCCCCATGCTGGGACCGTACTTGTCTACGACCCGGCCAAGAAAGCGGTCACCCTGCGCCCCTTCGCATCTGAGAGGGAGCTCAACTTGACCTTGGGGCCGGGAGCCAGCCTGGTGAAAGGCCCATTGGGACATCGGGTGGATGAATCAGACATCGGGGTTATGATCACGCGGGCACGACTCCTCATGGAGCATGGCCAAGCCCGGGTCCTGGGCGAGGAAAACATAGGAGGGAGGCGGACCACGATCCTCGAGGTTGAGTCTGGTCAGGGTTTTTCCCTGGCGGGGACAACCCGCTGGCTCATCAGCCTGGACGAGAAGAACTGGCTTCCTCTTCGGATCATGGCCTACGGCGAGTCCGGAAATTTGATCGAAGACCTCCGCATGGACGACCTGGAGCTGGATGTCCAGATGGACGACAGTCTGTTTCGGCCCTAG
- a CDS encoding c-type cytochrome yields MTPAKMLLACFVILTCLAAFSVQAKQSSGDPKHGKELYDSICTGCHSLDANRVGPMHRGVYGRKAGSVAGYDYSPALKHSGLTWNTATLNKWLAGPEKLVPGQKMNIQMDSPLDRADVIAYLKSAH; encoded by the coding sequence ATGACCCCTGCAAAAATGCTTCTGGCTTGCTTTGTGATCCTGACGTGCCTGGCGGCTTTCTCGGTCCAGGCCAAGCAGTCATCGGGCGACCCTAAGCATGGCAAGGAACTGTACGACAGCATCTGCACCGGGTGCCACTCCCTCGATGCCAATCGCGTGGGCCCGATGCACCGGGGCGTCTACGGTCGCAAGGCCGGAAGCGTCGCCGGTTACGATTATTCACCCGCTCTGAAGCATTCGGGCCTCACCTGGAACACGGCCACTCTGAACAAGTGGCTTGCTGGTCCGGAAAAGCTGGTTCCGGGACAGAAAATGAACATCCAGATGGACAGCCCCCTGGACCGCGCTGATGTCATCGCCTATCTGAAAAGCGCCCATTAG